A window of the Natronomonas salina genome harbors these coding sequences:
- a CDS encoding DUF7331 family protein: MPAPLEDRSDDADDSLPARKRRCADLDLANGEVVIYDVENHNAWLQSDGAVGVDALE; this comes from the coding sequence ATGCCAGCGCCACTCGAAGACCGCTCCGACGATGCCGACGACAGCCTCCCGGCCCGGAAGCGCCGGTGTGCGGACCTCGACCTCGCGAACGGCGAGGTCGTCATCTACGACGTCGAGAACCACAACGCCTGGCTCCAGTCCGACGGGGCCGTCGGCGTCGACGCGCTGGAGTGA
- the thrC gene encoding threonine synthase encodes MTDLSLPETPEAPAVAEDGVWLRCIECGHEHAPFDDIVYTCEECDSLLEARYDRYPTFDEFAGRGVWRYSAALPFEEGVTLPEGDTPLHRVPRLEDDVGVRTLRVKHEGMNPTGSFKDRGMTVGVRVAAELGVGRLACASTGNTSAALAAYGARADLETLVLLPAGKVAAGKVAQASLHGARILEVDGNFDACLDVVQNLADRGEAYLLNSLNPFRLEGQKTIGLEILEEFRDDYGRFPDRIVLPVGNAGNTAALYKCFRELVAAGELEPDEVPKLTGVQAEGAAPMVEAIESGAEDTERWAEVETIATAIRIGNPVNAPKALPGIRETGGTAVAVSDDEITDAQRALAHEGVGVEPASAASVAGLRKLRSEGVVGDDEDVVCLTTGHLLKDPDAAAAAGNDPEPVANSTEAVLEHLGIAATAER; translated from the coding sequence ATGACCGACCTGTCGCTCCCCGAGACCCCCGAGGCGCCCGCCGTCGCCGAGGACGGCGTCTGGCTCCGCTGCATCGAGTGCGGCCACGAGCACGCGCCCTTCGACGACATCGTCTACACCTGCGAGGAGTGCGACTCGCTGCTGGAGGCCCGCTACGACCGCTACCCGACCTTCGACGAGTTCGCGGGCCGCGGCGTCTGGCGCTACAGCGCCGCCCTCCCGTTCGAGGAGGGGGTCACCCTCCCGGAGGGCGACACGCCGCTGCACCGCGTCCCGCGGCTGGAGGACGACGTCGGCGTCCGGACGCTCCGCGTCAAGCACGAGGGGATGAACCCCACCGGCTCGTTCAAGGACCGCGGGATGACCGTCGGCGTCCGCGTCGCCGCCGAACTCGGCGTCGGTCGGCTGGCCTGCGCCTCCACCGGTAACACCTCCGCCGCGCTGGCGGCCTACGGCGCCCGCGCCGACCTCGAGACGCTCGTCCTGCTGCCGGCCGGGAAGGTCGCCGCCGGGAAGGTCGCGCAGGCGAGCCTCCACGGCGCCCGCATCCTCGAGGTCGACGGGAACTTCGACGCCTGCCTCGACGTCGTCCAGAACCTCGCGGACCGCGGCGAGGCGTACCTCCTGAACTCGCTGAACCCCTTCCGCCTGGAGGGCCAGAAGACCATCGGCCTGGAGATCCTCGAGGAGTTCCGCGACGACTACGGCCGGTTCCCCGACCGGATCGTCCTGCCGGTCGGCAACGCGGGCAACACCGCCGCCCTCTACAAGTGCTTCCGCGAGCTCGTCGCGGCCGGCGAACTCGAACCTGACGAGGTGCCGAAGCTGACCGGCGTGCAGGCGGAGGGCGCCGCGCCGATGGTCGAGGCCATCGAGTCCGGCGCCGAGGACACCGAGCGCTGGGCTGAGGTCGAGACCATCGCGACGGCCATCCGCATCGGCAACCCGGTCAACGCGCCGAAGGCGCTGCCCGGCATCCGCGAGACCGGCGGCACCGCCGTCGCCGTCTCCGACGACGAGATCACCGACGCCCAGCGCGCGCTCGCCCACGAGGGCGTCGGCGTCGAGCCGGCCTCGGCGGCCTCCGTCGCCGGCCTGCGCAAGCTCCGGAGCGAGGGCGTCGTCGGCGACGACGAGGACGTCGTCTGCCTGACCACCGGCCACCTGCTGAAGGACCCCGACGCCGCCGCGGCGGCCGGCAACGACCCCGAACCGGTCGCCAACTCGACCGAGGCGGTGCTGGAGCACCTCGGAATCGCAGCGACGGCAGAACGGTAA
- a CDS encoding prolyl oligopeptidase family serine peptidase, translated as MPHGNREPEAGSDAADPPSPPRPGPDALYGANPTPPQLENGPGWDAAPLLVSGCDAYVDGEYLYQDYVYDDRGADTRSWVAGSPADASALGGILSQPTGDYHYPNDPTRFGYNGADLLEFRARPTDDGIAYRITLNTMLEPDAAAVAVGIDTDPDGTGSDGGRRTDWGYGLGDLGAPVDHRLATWGTGAELDGEPLADDRVSVDVERNQIEVEVPLQPGEETWRHYCVVGLWDDENDEFQQIAVSPDAETPGGGKSGHDTPPVFNVGFRFDEPYASNVGPVDVGRGLFDLLDVTGIGNGILETLLDRSPRVFGRGNWREHRQATALADRDISEFHADVDFGALREGTTERNVPDSGVMSLLYPSRYYLGEGVDVDNDVLQGRIQPYNVYVPEDLEEPAPLVLLLHSLSCGYTQYAVYTPNLLRSLAEEAGAIVLMPQARGPGRWYSREAELDVFEAWRDLETRYEIDRSRVAMGGYSMGGFGTCMLAAQCPDLVGRGFSIVGPAAEDPVEGVTGGLLGAPERLTTGLFGGQGGGDLLNLFTDSPESALKVTDNLRHVPMLVWNSVGDPLVPFLAPENYARRLKRHGYRYQFDLFPAATHLSLGYRDRWDGIPEFVSAGTVVRNPRRVTYRQVPELDHPEVDLVHDGAYWVSDIRTRLGEDSGLVDATSLADGYADPEARSFKRYGRRPQRHLSRGVEWETPDAGSRRSPENALEVTLEGVAEATLWVEAAGLDVESELTLDVDSDGPATVVLASRYGEYEVEVAAGESTTKVFLADRTGESGAAEAAD; from the coding sequence ATGCCGCACGGCAACCGTGAACCGGAGGCGGGTTCAGACGCCGCCGATCCGCCTTCGCCCCCTCGACCCGGCCCCGACGCCCTCTACGGGGCGAACCCGACGCCGCCCCAGCTGGAGAACGGGCCGGGCTGGGACGCAGCGCCCCTCCTCGTCTCCGGCTGCGACGCCTACGTCGACGGCGAGTACCTCTACCAGGACTACGTCTACGACGACCGCGGCGCCGACACCCGCTCGTGGGTAGCGGGATCGCCCGCCGACGCCTCCGCGCTCGGCGGCATCCTCTCGCAGCCGACCGGCGACTACCACTACCCGAACGACCCGACCCGGTTCGGCTACAACGGCGCGGACCTCCTGGAGTTCCGCGCCCGCCCCACCGACGACGGCATCGCCTACCGCATCACCCTCAACACGATGCTCGAACCCGACGCCGCCGCCGTCGCCGTCGGTATCGACACCGACCCGGACGGCACCGGGAGCGACGGCGGCCGTCGCACCGACTGGGGCTACGGCCTCGGCGACCTCGGCGCGCCCGTCGACCACCGCCTCGCCACCTGGGGCACCGGCGCCGAACTCGACGGTGAGCCGCTGGCCGACGACCGCGTCTCTGTGGACGTCGAACGCAACCAGATCGAGGTCGAGGTGCCCCTCCAACCGGGCGAGGAGACGTGGCGACACTACTGCGTCGTCGGCCTCTGGGACGACGAGAACGACGAGTTCCAGCAGATCGCCGTCAGCCCCGACGCGGAGACGCCGGGCGGCGGAAAGTCGGGCCACGACACGCCGCCGGTCTTCAACGTCGGCTTCCGGTTCGACGAGCCCTACGCCAGCAACGTCGGGCCGGTCGACGTCGGCCGCGGCCTCTTCGACCTCCTCGACGTGACCGGCATCGGCAACGGCATCCTCGAGACGCTGCTCGACCGGTCGCCGCGGGTCTTCGGCCGGGGGAACTGGCGGGAGCACCGCCAGGCGACCGCGCTGGCCGACCGCGACATCTCCGAGTTCCACGCCGACGTCGACTTCGGGGCGCTCCGCGAGGGGACCACCGAGCGCAACGTCCCAGACTCCGGCGTCATGTCGCTGCTGTACCCCTCGCGGTACTACCTCGGCGAGGGCGTCGACGTCGACAACGACGTCCTCCAGGGTCGGATCCAGCCGTACAACGTCTACGTCCCCGAGGACCTCGAGGAGCCGGCGCCGCTCGTCCTGCTGCTGCACTCGCTGAGTTGCGGGTACACCCAGTACGCCGTCTACACGCCGAACCTCCTCCGGTCGCTCGCCGAGGAGGCCGGCGCGATCGTGCTGATGCCGCAGGCCCGCGGCCCGGGTCGGTGGTACAGCCGGGAGGCCGAACTCGACGTCTTCGAGGCCTGGCGCGACCTCGAGACGCGCTACGAGATCGACCGCAGTCGCGTCGCCATGGGCGGGTACTCGATGGGCGGGTTCGGCACCTGCATGCTCGCCGCGCAGTGTCCGGACCTCGTCGGCCGCGGCTTCTCCATCGTCGGCCCCGCCGCCGAGGACCCCGTCGAGGGCGTCACCGGCGGGCTGCTCGGCGCGCCGGAGCGGCTCACCACCGGGCTGTTCGGCGGCCAGGGCGGCGGCGACCTGCTGAACCTCTTCACCGACAGCCCCGAGAGCGCCCTGAAGGTGACGGACAACCTCCGGCACGTGCCGATGCTCGTCTGGAACAGCGTCGGGGACCCCCTGGTGCCGTTCCTCGCGCCGGAGAACTACGCCCGCCGGCTCAAGCGCCACGGCTACCGCTACCAGTTCGACCTGTTCCCCGCCGCCACCCACCTCTCGCTTGGGTACCGCGACCGGTGGGACGGTATCCCCGAGTTCGTCTCGGCGGGCACGGTCGTCCGGAACCCCCGCCGGGTCACCTACCGCCAGGTACCGGAGCTCGACCACCCCGAGGTCGACCTCGTCCACGACGGCGCCTACTGGGTCTCCGACATCCGGACCCGGCTGGGCGAGGACTCCGGGCTCGTCGACGCCACGTCGCTGGCCGACGGCTACGCGGACCCGGAGGCCCGCTCGTTCAAGCGCTACGGCCGGCGGCCCCAGCGGCACCTCAGCCGCGGCGTCGAGTGGGAGACGCCCGACGCCGGGTCGCGCCGCAGCCCGGAGAACGCCCTGGAGGTCACCCTCGAGGGCGTCGCGGAGGCCACCCTCTGGGTCGAGGCGGCCGGCCTCGACGTCGAGTCGGAGTTGACCCTGGACGTCGACAGCGACGGCCCCGCGACGGTCGTCCTCGCCAGCCGGTACGGCGAGTACGAGGTCGAGGTCGCGGCGGGCGAGTCGACGACGAAGGTGTTCCTCGCCGACCGGACCGGCGAGTCCGGCGCGGCCGAGGCCGCCGACTGA